Part of the Geobacter pickeringii genome, GCCCTTCCGTTTCACCGCCTCCCCCTCACCATCGGCGAGGCGCGGCGGGAGATCGTGGAGATACTACAAACAGTCCACCACAGAGAGACGGAGACACAGAGCAACACCCGTTGAACACCGGTTTTGAGCGTAATAATTTGCCCTTGAGGGATCGTTCGTGATTTGACGGTTCTGAGGTGGTAATCGTTGCGTTCTCTGTGTCTCTGTGTCTCTGTGGCAGATTTTAAGGAGTTAATCATGAAGACTGCAATTTTACTTATGGCCCACGGCAGCCGCATTTCCGAGGCGAACGACGCCGTGCGGGAGATCGCCGCCATGGTGAAGGAGATGACTGGCTACGAGATCGTGGAGATCTCGTTTCGGGAGCAGCATCTCCCCACCATCCAGGAGGGGGTCGACGCCTGCGTGGCCAAGGGCGCGGAACGCGTGCTGCTGATGCCGTACTTCCTCTTCGTCGGCGCCCACGTCCAGGAGGATCTCCCCGAGGAGATGGCCGAGGCGCGGCGCCGCCACCCGAACGTTGCGTTCGCCATGGGGGGGCACCTGGGGGTGCACCGCAAGCTGGCGGAGGTGGC contains:
- a CDS encoding sirohydrochlorin chelatase translates to MKTAILLMAHGSRISEANDAVREIAAMVKEMTGYEIVEISFREQHLPTIQEGVDACVAKGAERVLLMPYFLFVGAHVQEDLPEEMAEARRRHPNVAFAMGGHLGVHRKLAEVAADRIAEAIAATGWR